One Sphingomonas kaistensis genomic window, GAACGCGCCCGATCCCTTGGCGTGGGGCTGCCGCTCCGGGATCCGTTCGCGGTTGAAATTGGCCATCTGCTCGATGAGGTAGAAGTCGTTCAGGACCAGCGGCCCGTCGGCCCCGAGGCTAAGCGAATGCTCGTCGCTCTGCACTGGAATGCCCGCATCGGTTGTCGTCGGCGGCACGGCTTTGTCGGTCATTCCAGCGTCCTTCCAAATAGGTAGAAGATCAACGAAAGGCCCGGCGGGGCCTTTCCGGATGCATCGGATAAATACGGCAGCCCGAAATCGGCGGTCTGCACGATGCGGCCAGCGATGGAGAGGCGACGCGGGTATCGTGAAGCCGCTTTGGAACTCCGATCATGACGCCATGTTTCTTTCCGGTATCCTGGAGAGCAAGACATGACCGATGGCAACGCCAGTAAATCTGAGGCCCGCCGTGACGGGAGGGACGGCGGCAGGTCGCCGGACCCGTTGCGCGGCGCCATGGCAGGACTGGTCGCCGGACTGGTGGCCTCCCTTGCGATGGACCTCGCCCAGAAGGCGCTATCCCGGATGCAGTCTTCCGACGATTCCGAGAATGAGGAGCCGGCCACCGAAAAAGCTGCCGATCGTGTCGCTGAAGGGGTCACGGGCGCCCCGGTGTCCGAGGCCAACAAGCCTCTCGCCGGGCAGGCAGTCCACTACGGGTTCGGCGCGCTACTCGGGCTGGGATACGGCATCGCGGCGGAATATCGTCCCGGCATCACGGCCGGCGCGGGCTCAGGCTTCGGCTTGGCAACGGCCGCCCTGTTCGATGAGATCGGCGTGCCGGCGGCGGGGCTTGGCGACCCACCGTGGAAAGCGGACATGTCCACTCACCTCTACGCCCTGGCGTCGCATCTGGTGTTCGGGACGACGACGGAAGTGGTCCGCCGTGTGATCGGCGATGTCATACAAGAAACAGATGATTAGACCGAATTGAGCGGCATCGAGGCGTTGACGGCTCTCGTCGCGGAGATACCGTCGGATACGCCCGCCAGCTTCGTAATCCTGCAGCGTCTCGCTCCCGATCACGAAAGCCAGTCGGCGGACATACTGGAGCGGTTTGCCAAGTTGCCGGTAGGCGAAGCGGACGAGAACATGCCGATGGAGGCCGGCAAGAGCTACGTCCTGACGCCCGACCGCTATCTTACAAGGAGGAAATGCTCGAACAAAGCATGTTCGACACCCTGCGTTTGCTTCGCAAAAAAATCCCGGATGCTGCGCGCGCTTGCCGCCAAGAACGACATCAATCGCGCGATGTACCTGGTCAGCGCCGACGATTGCGATGCCGATGCCAAACGGATCAAAGAAAATGATTTTCGCACGACGAAAGGTCGCGGCGTGACAAGAATGAAGAACGTTATCTTCGTATAAAAGGCGAAGAATACTCGCTCGCTAGTCGTTTTGTAGGGCCCTTACAGGAACCACTAATCGATAGGCAAAACCGCTGGCGTCATAACTCGCGCTCGGCGTGCCGGAGAGGGTAATTGTGGCGTATCGATTGAGGATGCGGCTTCCGAACCCTTTCCGGGTGGGCTGAACCACCGCCGGACCACCGCTTTCGGACCAGCTGAATTCGAGCTCGTCGCCCATCAGCCGCCATTCGATGTCGACCACTCCGCTGATGACCTTCAGCGCACCGTATTTGATCGCATTGGTGGCAAGTTCGTGCGTCGCCCACGGTCATGTGGGTCCAATCGTCTCGGGGCACGGTCGCGGTTGACTATTCGGAGGACGGTTTGACATGGCACCTCGACCTGCCAGCATTTGAGGATCGGGATTCCTCAACTGATGTCTGACATCAAAGAGATTTTCATCGTCGAGGACGACACCATCGTGGCGCTCGATATGGCGGACCTCTTGGAGAGGCTCGGCTTCGAGGTCGTCGGGCCGGCGGTGCATCAGGAACAGGCGATCGAGATTGCCAGGACTGACAAGTTCGATGCAGCGTTCCTTGACGTCAATCTCGGGTGAAGCAAGACATCGGAACCGGTGGCCGAGATCCTCCGTCAGCGAGGCATTCCGTTCATTTTCGTCACCGCCTACGATGCTTCCGAAATCTCGTTCCGCGTGTCGGATGAGCGCGTGCTCAAGAAGCCGGTCACCGGAGACGAAATGCTAGGGGCACTGCGAACAGTGCTTCCGCATCACGAACTCAAATCCACCGCATGACGTGCGTCCTTGCGAACCGCGCCATCGCGTTTCGCTGAGCTCCGGCATCCGCTCGTTCGATGACAGGGTCATCTGTGAAGCGGCCAGCCATTCCGAATAGCGCCCAGCTTCGATTGGTCTAGAGCCGTCAAACCCCCGTGCTCGGCAAACAGCCAGCCCGGCGACTGCTCGTCTGAGATTCACGATAAGAGAAATGGAGGCCCGAGCCGGAATCGAACCGGCGTGCAAGGATTTGCAGTCCTCTGCGTCACCACTCCGCCATCGGGCCTCGATGCGGTCCGCCCCCTAAGCAGGGGCACCGCTGGCCTGTCAATCTTTTGCGGACGCGGTTTTGGCTGACGCGGGCTTTGACGGTGTCTCCTTCACCACCTGAATCCGAACCGCTTTCCCGGCCAGCAGATACTGACGAGCGGCCGCCTGCAACATGGCGGGCGTAA contains:
- a CDS encoding DUF1440 domain-containing protein → MTDGNASKSEARRDGRDGGRSPDPLRGAMAGLVAGLVASLAMDLAQKALSRMQSSDDSENEEPATEKAADRVAEGVTGAPVSEANKPLAGQAVHYGFGALLGLGYGIAAEYRPGITAGAGSGFGLATAALFDEIGVPAAGLGDPPWKADMSTHLYALASHLVFGTTTEVVRRVIGDVIQETDD
- a CDS encoding chemotaxis protein CheB, which translates into the protein MSGIEALTALVAEIPSDTPASFVILQRLAPDHESQSADILERFAKLPVGEADENMPMEAGKSYVLTPDRYLTRRKCSNKACSTPCVCFAKKSRMLRALAAKNDINRAMYLVSADDCDADAKRIKENDFRTTKGRGVTRMKNVIFV
- a CDS encoding response regulator gives rise to the protein MSDIKEIFIVEDDTIVALDMADLLERLGFEVVGPAVHQEQAIEIARTDKFDAAFLDVNLG